The nucleotide sequence CAGGGTCGGGACAGGGCCGAAATGCGCATAGGCCGTGTCGAGCAGCTCCCAGACCGGATCGGAAACATCCGAACCATGGGTGTCGACCCGAAGATCCTCGGCTTCGACGTAATGTCCGGCCACGTGGAAATACACCACGCGTTCGCGTGGCAGGGCTTTCAGGAAGGACTCTGCGTCGTAGCGATGATTGATGCTGTTGACGATGATGTTGTTGACGTCCAGCAGCAGGTCGCAGTCGGCCTTTTCCAGGACCGCGTTGATGAAGTCGATCTCTTCCATTTCCTTGCCCGGCGCGGCGTAGTACGACACGTTTTCCACGCCGATGCGCCGACCAAGGATGTCCTGCACCCGCGCGATGCGCTCGGCGACATAATCCACCGCCGCTTCGGTAAACGGGATTGGCATCAGGTCGTAGAGGTGCCCATCGTCAGAGCAATAGGAAAGGTGTTCGGTGTAATAGCGAATGCCGTGGGTGTCCAGGAATGTGCCGACGCGCTTGACGAAGGCTTCATCCAGCGGTGCCGGGCCACCGACCGACAGGGACAGGCCATGGCAGACGAAGGGGTATCGTTCGGTGAACTCGCGGAACTTGCGGCCGAGCCGGCCACCAAGCTCTCCACCGTTCTGGTCGCTTCCCGCCATCCAGTTTTCCGGCGCGACTTCGAAAAAATCGACATTGTCCGGTGGCGACTCTTCCAGTGGTCGCAGCAGGCCGCGGCGCAGGCCAAGACCGGCGCCGGAAACGGGGTAGCGTGAATCTGTAGCTGCCTTCATCGGTTCATCACCTGTCATTTCATTGCCTGCA is from Gammaproteobacteria bacterium and encodes:
- a CDS encoding DUF692 domain-containing protein codes for the protein MKAATDSRYPVSGAGLGLRRGLLRPLEESPPDNVDFFEVAPENWMAGSDQNGGELGGRLGRKFREFTERYPFVCHGLSLSVGGPAPLDEAFVKRVGTFLDTHGIRYYTEHLSYCSDDGHLYDLMPIPFTEAAVDYVAERIARVQDILGRRIGVENVSYYAAPGKEMEEIDFINAVLEKADCDLLLDVNNIIVNSINHRYDAESFLKALPRERVVYFHVAGHYVEAEDLRVDTHGSDVSDPVWELLDTAYAHFGPVPTL